In one Aythya fuligula isolate bAytFul2 chromosome 12, bAytFul2.pri, whole genome shotgun sequence genomic region, the following are encoded:
- the CEBPG gene encoding CCAAT/enhancer-binding protein gamma, translating to MSKTSQQNTATDANGVSVIHTQAHTSGLQQVPQLVPVSPGGGGKAVPPSKQGKKNSFVDRNSDEYRQRRERNNMAVKKSRLKSKQKAQDTLQRVTQLKEENERLEAKIKLLTKELSVLKDLFLEHAHNLADNVQPVGTETTTTNPENSGQ from the coding sequence ATGAGCAAGACATCCCAACAGAACACCGCTACAGATGCGAACGGAGTAAGTGTGATTCACACCCAGGCGCACACCAGTGGTTTGCAGCAGGTTCCCCAGCTGGTTCCCGTTAGTCCTGGTGGTGGAGGCAAAGCTGTGCCTCCAAgcaaacagggaaagaaaaattcctTTGTGGATAGAAACAGTGATGAGTATCGTCAGCGCAGAGAGCGGAACAACATGGCAGTGAAAAAGAGCCGgttaaaaagcaagcagaaagcacAAGACACGCTGCAGAGGGTCACCCAgctcaaagaagaaaatgaacgTTTGGAGGCAAAAATTAAGCTCCTAACCAAGGAGCTGAGCGTACTGAAAGACTTGTTCCTTGAGCACGCACACAACCTCGCAGACAATGTGCAACCTGTTGGCActgaaaccaccacaacaaaCCCAGAGAACAGCGGACAGTAG